A stretch of Myxococcus hansupus DNA encodes these proteins:
- a CDS encoding acyl-CoA dehydrogenase family protein, with product MNDVLHFLLSEPAEPRVLDSIDTWWRQHESLASRFTASADLALAGGFLSDRLGFAFASGYQAAHRCLFPSLPADRTTALCATEPGGAHPNAIETRLVDTGSGLRVSGTKTFVTLGTHAELLLVVASEGQDAQGRNRLRMVLVDAKRAGVRLNPLSELPFIPEVPHAELTLEDVAVAPEEVLPGDGYALYLKPFRTVEDCHVQLAMLGWLIQVGRRSGWPDDVREELLALAVMMRGLSQADPMADSTHVVLGGGLALTKRAVLERCEPLWASTDAITQDRWARDRVLLGVAGKVRAKRLVAARQRIQDASGQGG from the coding sequence GTGAACGACGTCCTTCACTTCCTGCTCTCCGAGCCCGCCGAGCCGCGGGTCCTCGACTCCATCGATACCTGGTGGCGACAGCACGAGTCGCTGGCCTCCCGCTTCACCGCGTCCGCGGACCTGGCGCTGGCTGGGGGTTTTCTTTCGGATCGGCTGGGGTTCGCGTTCGCGTCGGGGTACCAGGCCGCGCACCGGTGCCTGTTCCCGTCGCTTCCGGCGGACCGGACCACCGCGCTCTGCGCCACGGAGCCAGGCGGCGCGCATCCGAACGCCATCGAGACGCGGTTGGTGGACACGGGCTCGGGCCTTCGCGTGTCGGGCACCAAGACGTTTGTGACTCTGGGCACGCACGCGGAGCTGCTGCTCGTCGTGGCCTCGGAAGGCCAGGATGCCCAGGGGCGCAATCGGCTGCGGATGGTGCTCGTGGACGCGAAGCGGGCAGGGGTCCGTTTGAATCCGCTGTCCGAGCTGCCCTTCATCCCAGAGGTCCCGCACGCGGAGCTCACGTTGGAGGACGTGGCGGTGGCTCCGGAGGAGGTCCTCCCCGGGGATGGCTACGCGCTCTACCTCAAGCCCTTCCGCACCGTGGAGGACTGCCACGTGCAGCTCGCGATGCTGGGTTGGTTGATCCAGGTGGGCCGCCGCAGCGGCTGGCCGGACGACGTGCGCGAGGAACTGCTCGCCCTGGCGGTGATGATGCGTGGCTTGTCCCAGGCGGACCCGATGGCGGACTCCACGCACGTCGTGCTGGGCGGCGGGCTCGCGCTGACGAAGCGCGCGGTGTTGGAGCGGTGCGAGCCGCTCTGGGCCTCCACGGATGCGATCACCCAGGATCGTTGGGCTCGGGACCGCGTGCTGCTCGGCGTCGCCGGCAAGGTGCGCGCGAAGCGGCTGGTGGCGGCCCGGCAGCGCATCCAGGATGCCTCAGGACAGGGCGGCTGA